GCCTGCCCGATCACCACGGCGGCGAACGCCGCCCCAGAGGCCGAGAGGATCGTCAGCGCATCTGGCAGCTCGCCGCCCGGCCGCCAGCCTGCCGCCCACAGCACCGCCGAGAACGCCGCCATCTCCATCAGCGCCTCGACGGGGCCGAGCACGCCGAAGACCCGGAACAGCATCGCGCCGTCGAGCAGGCGCTGCTGGCGAGGCGGCTCCTTCGGCACGTCTGCGCCAGGCGGCTCGATGCCGAGCGCCAGGGCCGGGATCTGGTCCGTCAGCACGTCCAGGCACAGCACCTGCAGCACCCCCAGCGCCAGCGGGAACAGGCCGCCGGCCACCGCCCAGACCACGAACGGCGTCAGCTCCGCCACGTTGTCGGTCAGGTGGTAGGTCAGGAAGCGTCGGATGTTGGCGAACGTCGCGCGGCCCTGGGTGACGGCGGCGACGATGGTCGCGAAGTCGTCGTCCAGCAGCACGAGGTCGGACGCCTCCCGTGCGACGTCGGTGCCCCGCTTCCCCATCGCCACGCCGATGTCTGCTGCCTGGAGGGCTGGCCCGTCGTTGACGCCGTCACCGGTCATGGCCACGACGTGCCCGCGCGCCCGCAGCGCCTTCGCGATCCGCAGCTTCTCCTCGGGGGCCACGCGGCTGACCACCACGCCGTCACGATCCAGCAGCGCGCCCAGCGCCGCCTCGTCCGTGGGCAGATCGCGCCCCTCCAGCACCCGCGCGCCATCCAGCAGCAGCCCGACCTGGGCCGCGATGGCGCGAGCCGTCCCCGGGTGGTCGCCGGTGATCATCGCGATCTTGATGCCCTGCTGCCGGCAGGCCGCGATGGCGGCTGCCGCGCCGGGCCTCGGCGGGTCTTGCAGCCCGACCAGCGCCAGCAGCACCAACCTTCGTTCGAGCGCCTCGGCGTCGAGCTGGCCGGCCAGGGCCTGCTGCCGCTCGTCAGCCGAGAGCCGGCGGGCGGCGATGGCGAGCACCCGCAGCCCTCGGTGGGCCAGCGCGTCAAGCTCGGCGGCGGTGCCGTCCACGTGGGCGCAGCGCGGCAACACTGCGTCTGGCGCACCCTTTACCAGCAGGCGGTCGCCCACTAGGATCGACATCCGCCGACGGCGCGGATCGAACGGGAAGCGGCGGTCGGCCGGGTGCGCCCGGGCGTCGGCATCGGCGTCGATGCCCAGGCGGCGAGCCAGCGCGTCGAGCGCGGCCTCCATCGGGTCGCCGTGCGCCTGCCAGCGGCCATCAGGATCGCGCGGATCCTGCACGATGCGCCCGCTCGAACAGCGGACGGCTGCCAGCGCCGCGTCAGCCAGCGGCGCGCGCGCCTGCGGGGCCACCGTCACCAGGCCAGTCGGCTCGTACCCGCGCCCCTCGATGGTCGCCGTGCCGTGCGGCAGCCAGACCTCGACCACGGCCATCTCGTTCTGGGTGAGGGTGCCGGTCTTGTCCGTGCAGATGAACGTGGTCGACCCCAGCGTCTCCACCGATTCGAGCCGCCGCACCAGCGCGTTGCGGCGCGCCATCCGCTGCGCCCCAACCGCCAGCGAGAGCGTGACGGTCGGCAGCAGCCCCTCCGGCACCAGCGCCACCGTCACGCCGATGGCGAACAGGAAGCCGGACCCGGCCGGCAGGCCGAGCCAGAGCGCCACCAGGAAGAAGAGCACGCCGACGCCAATGGCCATCGCGGCGACGGTCCGCACGACGCCGTGCAGCTCCCGGGCCAGCGGGCTGGGCGGGCGCTGGCCGGCTCGCGTGAGGTGCGCGATGCCGGCCAGCCGCGTCCGGCCGCCCGTGGCCGTCACAACGGCCGTTGCCTCGCCCTCCACCACGAAGGTGCCGGCCAGGAGCGGCTGGCCCTCCCCAACGTTGACGGGGACGCTCTCACCGGTCAGCGTCGAGGTGTCCACCGTCAGGGCATGCGCCTCGACCGCCTCCAGGTCCGCCGAGATGCGGTCGCCGGCCTCCAGTACCACAAGGTCGTCAACGACCAGGTCGCCGGCGTCGACCGCGCCCGGGCGGCCGTCTCGGATGACCGTCGCGCTGCGCGGCAGCAGGTCGCGTAGGTGCTCGGCTGCGCGCTCGGCCCGGTGCTCCTGTGCGAACGCGAACAGCCCGTTGACCACGACGATCACGACGATGGCCACGGTCAGTTGCGGCATGCCGGCCAGCAGCGCCAGCCCGGCCGCGCCCCACAACATCAGCGCGAAGAAGTGGAACAGTTGCTGCGCCAGGACGCGCCATGCCGACGGCGAGGGCGGCTTCGGCAGGACGTTCGGGCCGTCGCGCTGGAGGCGCAACGCCGCTTCGGCGGCCGTCAGTCCGGCGTGGACGGCGGCCGCCGCTTCGGTTGGGTGCGGCGCGGACGGGTCGGGCGAGTTGCTGCTGCTAGATGGAACGGCGGATGCCACCATCGGAACGCCCCCCGCGGAGCGCGGCACGGTCGTCTGTGCG
The genomic region above belongs to Chloroflexota bacterium and contains:
- a CDS encoding cation-transporting P-type ATPase; the protein is MVASAVPSSSSNSPDPSAPHPTEAAAAVHAGLTAAEAALRLQRDGPNVLPKPPSPSAWRVLAQQLFHFFALMLWGAAGLALLAGMPQLTVAIVVIVVVNGLFAFAQEHRAERAAEHLRDLLPRSATVIRDGRPGAVDAGDLVVDDLVVLEAGDRISADLEAVEAHALTVDTSTLTGESVPVNVGEGQPLLAGTFVVEGEATAVVTATGGRTRLAGIAHLTRAGQRPPSPLARELHGVVRTVAAMAIGVGVLFFLVALWLGLPAGSGFLFAIGVTVALVPEGLLPTVTLSLAVGAQRMARRNALVRRLESVETLGSTTFICTDKTGTLTQNEMAVVEVWLPHGTATIEGRGYEPTGLVTVAPQARAPLADAALAAVRCSSGRIVQDPRDPDGRWQAHGDPMEAALDALARRLGIDADADARAHPADRRFPFDPRRRRMSILVGDRLLVKGAPDAVLPRCAHVDGTAAELDALAHRGLRVLAIAARRLSADERQQALAGQLDAEALERRLVLLALVGLQDPPRPGAAAAIAACRQQGIKIAMITGDHPGTARAIAAQVGLLLDGARVLEGRDLPTDEAALGALLDRDGVVVSRVAPEEKLRIAKALRARGHVVAMTGDGVNDGPALQAADIGVAMGKRGTDVAREASDLVLLDDDFATIVAAVTQGRATFANIRRFLTYHLTDNVAELTPFVVWAVAGGLFPLALGVLQVLCLDVLTDQIPALALGIEPPGADVPKEPPRQQRLLDGAMLFRVFGVLGPVEALMEMAAFSAVLWAAGWRPGGELPDALTILSASGAAFAAVVIGQAANVFACRDTRRWPGRLGWTSNRLILVGVGVELALLGLLLYVSPLAALLGQAPPTLLGWGIALLTAPAVLLADLAHKRVLAKVAA